The following is a genomic window from Qingrenia yutianensis.
CGTTTTTTCTTATATCTTCTAATAATCTGTTATACTCTTTTCTGCTTAATGTAATACTATGCGTTTGTATTAGTTTGCTTGTCGAGATTCTCTCTATACCTTTACCCACATCAGCAATATCGTCGGAATGTCTTATAATGTCTTCTGCACTGTCAACAATATCGGAAATTTTATCTGCACTCTTTACAGCGTCTATAGCATCATCACCGTATTTTGCAATTTTTAAAATTTTTCCGCCGTACTTTGTAACTTCTCCGACAATAGGCGCTATAGAAACTATATCCAACGATAGTTTAAGTAAATCTTTTTTTGTGTGATTGTAATGACTTACATCATAAACAAAATCTCTTACATCAAATATTGCGTCTAATCCTACTAAAGCAAGCAGAGCGCCGACTATAACAGACCATACATTTCCCGAAACTGTGTTTTTTTCCGAATAATCGCCTAAAACGACTTGTTCCACAGTATCAGTAAATGGGTCAAGCAAGTCTTGTGCCAAATCATTTTCATCATTGTATAAATCTTTTATACTTCCTATGTTTTCGATAAAGTTTCCGTCTTTATCCAAAACTTCAGCCATACAATCACAATTCGGGTGAAAAGGTATAAAATTCTCTCCTGCGGAAGCCTCATTTATAGGTATTGATTTTCCTACATTTGTATGACATTCTTCGCAATCGTTGCCGTTTGAAATAATACGGTAATAAACACCGCCTTTTTCCGCTAACCTGTTTAATTTATAGTAAAGCGCAAAAATTTTTGTGTAGTAACATAAAAAAAGAGGAATTTTCGGAAAGTTTTATAAATTACTTAAAAAATCTCCGTTTGCGAAAACACAAACGGAGATAAAAACTAATGATTTGAAAAAGTGGT
Proteins encoded in this region:
- a CDS encoding ParB N-terminal domain-containing protein, whose amino-acid sequence is MAEVLDKDGNFIENIGSIKDLYNDENDLAQDLLDPFTDTVEQVVLGDYSEKNTVSGNVWSVIVGALLALVGLDAIFDVRDFVYDVSHYNHTKKDLLKLSLDIVSIAPIVGEVTKYGGKILKIAKYGDDAIDAVKSADKISDIVDSAEDIIRHSDDIADVGKGIERISTSKLIQTHSITLSRKEYNRLLEDIRKNGIKESIKYVEYMGEKYVVDGHHRLQIAKQLKIEKVPVERVFLPYKGYKTLNDLLWFD